In the Lepus europaeus isolate LE1 chromosome 10, mLepTim1.pri, whole genome shotgun sequence genome, aaattaCTTGTATATCATGAATGTTTATATTAAGATGGTATGCTATTCAAGGTATTTAAATAGAGGGTGACTATAGATAGacaatatattgtatattttcctATTAGAAAATTGAAAGagtattttggatgttttcactatgaagaaatgttaaatacTTGAAAGGATAGATGTATTTACCTGATTGAACATTGtacaaaacatcacattgtaacAGAAACATTGTAACAAAATATCACATAGTACCCCATCAAAATGTACAATTTTTACGTctcttagatttttttcaaaaaatttaaatttttttacaagtATCCttatcttgtttatgtgattttctcaagATATGTATTTAGGATATTTTAATGCTAGGAGGCACATGATTGGGCCATCAAGCACTGTATTAAACACAGGCTTTGGAGACAGATAAAAATGGATTCACATGATGAATCGCCTGTTACTAGTCTTATTGATTGTTTGATTCAATGTATCAGTCTGGGAAATGAGGAAAAGATAAgagaacttttaaatttattattacatGTAATAAAAAACAGTAGGAGTCTAGTGATTTTCTTAGTAGTAACTGCTGTAATCATTAtcattttaatggaaaatttGTTATAAATACCTCATTATCTTGGTATTGAATGAATATATCATTATCTCAGTATTAAAGTaaagatgtatatatgtatatatgtgtacatacataatGTTTACAGttgaagtgaatgtggcaaaatatggaaaaatattaaattttaaaaccaaaggaatagtaaattcttaaaaatgtaaagataaaatCCATTAAACAGTATCTTCCCTTCGAGATTTAATTCTCATCTGTCACATTAAACCTAGTTTGCCTAAACCATCCTTTTTCCTTGGtttacaataaataataaaataagtccCCCTTTTGTATCTATGGATTCTACATTCTTGTACTCAAAATAatgtggattgaaaatatttgtaaaaaaattgTGCCTACATTGAACATGTACAAACTTAGTTTTCTTGCTGCAATTTTCTAAACAATGCAATAACTGTTTACATAGCACTTAAACGTATTAGACAGTACAAGGAATCCAGAGACCATGTACACAGGAGGATGAGCTCAGATGATACAAATACtatggcattttaaaaagcatcttgAACATGCACAGATTTTGTTACCTATTGGAGGTCCTGAAACTAATCTCCCAACAATATTGAAGGATGACTGGAATCTAGAATGGTGCCTAGAATCACAATAGCCATTCAAAGGCTGGCGTTAGAATATTCCACAGGGACTGGCCTTGTGGTCTAGTagcctaagcctctgccagcggctctggcattccatatgggtgctggttcctgtcctggctctagctctaattctctgcttatggcctgggaaatcagtagaaggtgacccaagtgcttgggccactaaaccctcatggaagatctggaaaaagctcctggcttcacatctacattgcagccatttaggaagtgaaacagagatggaagacctctctctctctctctctctctctctctctaactctagaaTACACCATAAGCACAACTACTCAATACCAAACATGAAAATGaactcatttttttgttttgaattttattaaggTTTGCTAAGATGtgaagtcattgtttcttttcctggaagtgcatcttattttttagaaatataatcttcagatttttcttcctaaaactagtaaacttttcaaagtacagcttaattTTAAGGGAAAACTTGATTTTAGCATGTTAGCACATTCTCTTACTTCTTTAAGAACAAAGCAATTCTTTTGATTGAGTCATTGAAGGCTTGTTTCACTTGCTTGTTCCTCAGGGTGTAGATGAAGGGGTTCAGCATAGGCGCGATGGAGGTGGTGAGCACGATCACGCCCTTGTTAGTGGCCACTGACTGCTTTGCTGAGGGCTTCACATAGATGAAGATGCAGCTGCCATAGGTGATGGAGACCACGATCatgtgggaggagcaggtggaaaAGGCCTTCTTCCTTTGCTGGGCTGAGGGGAATCGTAGAATGGTCTTGATGATGTATATGTAGGATAGACCTACACAGACCAGGGTCATGATGAATGTCAGCACGGCACTGACCATGACCATCTGCTCTATCAACCGAGTATCTGTGCACGTGATCTTTAGGAGGGGAAATGCATCGCAGATGAAATGGTCAACGACATTAGAGTCACAGAACTTTAGACGTAGGCCCAAGCTCAGGGGTGGGAGGATGACCAAGAGGCCGGCTACCCAGCAGCAGAGGACGAGTCTCTGGCAGACCTGGCTACTCATGATGGTCACGTAATGCAGGGGCTTGCAGATGGCCACGTAGCGGTCGTAGGACATGGTGGCCAGGAGAAAAAATTCTGTGACACCAAGGAGATCGATGAAAAACATTTGAATGACACAGTTGTTGTACGTGATTGTCTTGTCACCGGTTGATATGTTGTATAAGTATCTGGGAATACAAGCCGTTGTAAATGAGATTTCTAGGAAGGAGAAGTTTTGTAGGAAAAAGTACATGGCCGTTTTCAGGTGTGAATGCACGAAGGTGAGGAAGATGATGGCCAGGTTGCCAGTCACACTCAACACATAGGTGAGAAACAGGAAGATgaaagtcacagcctgcagctgGGGGTCATCCGTCAGCCCCAGCAAGACAAACGTTGTGACTGTGTGGTTTCTCATAACTGACATCTACCCAATCCGCATATACAATTCAGATATTTGGTATGAGGGGCTTGATGTTAATATCAGccagtaataattttttttttttttacactttaggcttttatttaatgtgaaaggtgcataggaaagtgagagcttcatttaagagacagagagataaatctgggttcatactgagcaccaggaaccagccacgtggaggagcatctaggccaggaagcctggggCGATTGGCCCGAAGGCCACATGCCCTGGAGGTGCAGTGCTTCCGCCTGCCCCGTCCTggccagaggccagggaagaagagaggtgCTGGACACACCTTGTCTTgtcccaggcttttttttttttaacagagttcaaccagtggtcttatgtagaacaaacagagcaacaacaacaacaaaaatactaaaaggaataaaatagtaagttgttcctcaacagtctagacaagggatgatcatgtcattgtctctcatagtatccatttcacttcaatgggtatcattttagatgctcgtttagttgccgttgatcagggagaacatatgatatttgtcccttttggactcaGCCAGTAATAATTAGTTGCTCAGCATACTGTGCCAAACTGTAGGACACACAATATGTGTTAGTTTATAAATAATATCATCCCAATAGTAGCACAGGTTTCACTGTGACATTTTGTGGGATAATTGAATTCTGAATGTATACCACACTGCAACATTTAAGAATCCTTTTTAAGCGTTTTAAGTTctcatttcatgttttattttatttacacacAGGATTGCATTGATCGTTTTTTGTAGAAACATGTGTCTTTAACTTTTTGAGCACTTCAATGCCTTTCTTTGTAATTGGATAGTGATAAATTGTGGAAATAACACCAATGCTACTGGCACACTTTCATACGCTCTTCTATAATCTACTGCATAGGATTTTGAGTTGTAGCATTATCACCAATATTTAAACTTGTGCTTTCTTTTCTCAACAActttttcctcatttcctctcacCGTCACGCTTCCTCACAACTCCTTTCTGTCGAAAATTTGTGCTCATTGCCAGGTGTGCAGAACACAGTTTAGATGAGAAGCTTGCTGTGTAGAATCTTAAGATGTGTTTTGGATGAGACATGCATAGGGTTGTGTGACATCATCGCAATTACTAACTTTCAGTCTATGGAGATGAGCTTGTAACACATTCTGACTTCTTAGTACCAGCGTGGTTAATTACTAAATAATGAAGTTCCAGATGCGGTCACACTCCTGAGCACTGTCTGCTTTCACTGAGATTCAGTTTTGTCAGCTAAAAACAGGAAAACACTCCAGTATCCTTTATATGCTACTTCTGAAAAAGCCAAATTCTGCATATGCATATGTATAAACCTATCTGTATATTCTAAACATTTTAGAAGGGTACTGCGCTTGTAGTAACTAGTAAACATGTACGTAATATTTCAATACTTCAACCCACAATgattttcatctgtttttgtcTCCATCTATTCGTTCTTTTTTCTATTATAACTTCCCCCTCATCCTTTTAATGAAACAATATTTGCTAAAATTGACCAAACAGctcctttaaaactttttaaaatttttcttttttttttttttttttggtgtaaacTAAGAAGAATTCTATGTGCAGTGTTTCTTTTGACTTGATTCATAACATCTTTTATCTGGGCATCACACACATTTTTCATCTTACCTTTGTGTTTTAATCTCTGGGTATTTCTTTTCCTACTGGTTTCTATTACGTTTATATTTTTCAAGCTCCTCTCTTTGATTATATAACTTAACACATAGAGCCTTAGTAGACATTGCCTTGTACTTCTAATTGCTTAAATTCCATAATACTGTTCTTCGGAATGTGACCCAATATGTAAGATGTtttaaaagttcctggaaatgtatattatgaaaaatgatgcatttaaaaactttttgcaccaatgcaaataaattttgaattatattttcatgaaccttttgaagtacactcatatACCCAAAACATAGACATGATCACACTACCCTTTCTCTTTCCACAGGTTTGTTATCATCCAAAAAATAGGCTTCGCCAGGTATTGAGTGAATCACTATACATGAGTGATCTCTCTGGTCTCAGTTTTCCTCTGATAACTCTTTTCTCTGTATTAAGGCCAGTTCTATCTGTTCAGGAACACAGAAAGCACTAGGATTTGGTAAGGGGCCATTTAGAGCAACCAATtcatatttccattttaacattaCCCCGAGaacatacttatttttttcaGGTCAAAGTTTTGCTAATTAACTAGAACAGGGTGTACACGCATCACACTGCCAGATATCTATCTCCATGCCCCAAGATTTAATAACAATCTAAGTCAAAAATTtcacatgaaattattttttgcttgggaTAAATCTAAACATTGCGGGCATTTCACATTTATTGCTTAATTTGCTGTATAGTAACATTTTACtgtatgttttgttttgaagtttGGTTGTAATGCCAGGGAGGAGGGTTTGTTCATGAAGAAGCACCCTCTGCTCACTGCCGTTATCTTCACTCCTGAAAACAGTTGCCTTCTGCTGTCTGACTGCTCGAGGAGGAATGGGAGCGTGGTCGCTGACACTGCTTTCCTACACTGGTGCACCTCTCCCCAGAGGAtggaaatcagaagccaggggcttcgcAGTTCTATATTTGTGGTGCTATTTTCTATACCTTCTGCTTCTCCACTAATGCTCATGAAACGCTACAGCAGcttctcaaaatgttaaaaaatggaaTCAGTACTTTCCAAGAGTAAATTCCCTGCAGGATTTCCTGGAGGCTTCAATATTTGTGTTGTGTGAAGGGCTTCAGTGTCCTGATGTTGCTTTAGGACATTCCTTCCCTCTTGAGCAGGGGCCTGTGCCCGCTCTAAGCATGTGTCTAAGTTGCAGAGGTAAGCCCAGGAGTTATGGTCACTGTCACACAGGAGGTGCAAGGACTTGCCCATGGTTAACTGAGGACTAGGACGGCCCCATGCCATGTAGGTGCCCACGTGTGCTTCCACCAGGTCATCCTGAGAGCAGAGCATGCATTTCTGCAGCCGGCTCATCCCCCTAATCTGCTTTTCTCCATGAGTAGGGAGAGACTGTTGCTTCTCTGTGGTAGCTACTTCAGCCCTACTCACTGAGCAGCATTCTGATAGAGAATCATTAGAGCTGGACTtcttgtggccagcattgtggcatagcagatgaagccaccactggcaccccatatggttgttggttggagtcctggctgctccaattctgacccaAGTCCCTCTATTGAAGGgggtgggaaaagcagtgaaagatggcccaagtgtttgggcccctgaacccatctgggagtcctggatgaagctcttggttcctgggtttgatgtggtccagcccaggcctttgaggtcatttggggagtgaaccagcatatggaagacctctcttcctctctctctgtaactctgactttgaatcaatcagtaaatcttaaaaaaattgatagtCTAGTAATGAACTGATCTGCATATTATGATGATTGCttatatttgaattaaaatattaaaaaagttaattttcaaAGAGATGATACAATGTTGCATAAGGTATCATTTTTTGGGTCGGGGGTTGGGGTGTTGTTATTGCTTTTTCTAGGTCCTCAATTTATACTTGCTTTCCTACTTACTGTAGTATGAAAATTATCACATCAATGAACACAAACTATGCTCTAAACATGGCATTGCTTTAGTATCCTTGTGAAAACTCACTTCTGCTGGTTTCATACAATCAGGAAAAATCCATTGCCTAGGAGGCAGATAGGACCCAATGTCATCAAAGAGTATATAATTGAAATTGCAGAATTTATTGTACTTACACTTCTGGCAGTTAATGTTAGCCTCACTCTGTGAGCTGTTCAGAAACAATCATTCTTACACAGGTGGAAATGGAAGCAATGTTGGAGACTACCACCTGAATGCATGCCATGGTTGCCGTCCAGAGAGGCTGGGGTTTCTACCCTCAGGTAGAACCTTCGTACACCAGATGTGCTGTCATAAGCCCAGACACATTTTCTTCTGCTGTCCATTGCCAGAAAGAAACGCCAGTACAGAAGAGTTCCTCGAAGCTTGGCAAGTGTTCCTATACTGAGCCATCTttacacagagattttttttttcaatttcaatctTGAAGTTTGTTTTATTTCCCACTTCTGTGCAAGTAATAACAAGAGTCTTTGGTGATCCAGGTTTGAACGTGACTAATGAATCACCAGTGGAATTGACTTTGAGG is a window encoding:
- the LOC133767692 gene encoding olfactory receptor 6C2-like, whose amino-acid sequence is MSVMRNHTVTTFVLLGLTDDPQLQAVTFIFLFLTYVLSVTGNLAIIFLTFVHSHLKTAMYFFLQNFSFLEISFTTACIPRYLYNISTGDKTITYNNCVIQMFFIDLLGVTEFFLLATMSYDRYVAICKPLHYVTIMSSQVCQRLVLCCWVAGLLVILPPLSLGLRLKFCDSNVVDHFICDAFPLLKITCTDTRLIEQMVMVSAVLTFIMTLVCVGLSYIYIIKTILRFPSAQQRKKAFSTCSSHMIVVSITYGSCIFIYVKPSAKQSVATNKGVIVLTTSIAPMLNPFIYTLRNKQVKQAFNDSIKRIALFLKK